A window of Ptychodera flava strain L36383 chromosome 1, AS_Pfla_20210202, whole genome shotgun sequence contains these coding sequences:
- the LOC139147197 gene encoding uncharacterized protein — MVPPRLKLVWFLVLSWCPLFGNINSSSQPGVLFVFDSWSCSKGGLVAFHREIVTELASRKKFSVYSTVVDVETEDQISCAKDFGISLIFPRVKKRLNGDIPSVHRLINHESYFPKLKKLNIHNVIGYAPRTANASAEIRDSLFPKARFVLINHFVPDHDHPSSYDIDLLATQMLNWAKEADALFSIGPLIHDHFQNEYRVSKTLFEKLHKEYLPRPGDSLFQYEMVLPPTIDNHVILTYGKMNHKRSCVDEVLLKAVNENGELQKQMHHKSLVWKVHGIEENSEIGCLWEHCGNSRVKVKLSRSLLVADLVKHIQQSYLCLISNCNEDYSFYGLEAVAVGLPLLTSEDSHVGKYLTKYFKKYRDRCIVANNIDSWKRKITDVLIDLVSAFDNAKNLKREFHKSDEVSFSHGKFAAVLKPEGGGSHAELPVSIEIKRKECHSVSFEDIRCIDEMDQHIYNDETNMEKKASQRTRVTSDIWQEILKFSNDHLKNRINEKDQHLLECIQKAVEQCGAIVKDIKTGSVYIILTFSNLYNLYTFEGKCRSGTFASLLEPSIITGELQRMAAAINMTMQVKAMYSPEYFANAEAVFIKRKFSKTTVHIYYEKDNSLGEKPCHVDVMQ; from the exons ATGGTTCCTCCAAGGCTAAAACTTGTCTGGTTTCTGGTACTCAGCTGGTGCCCATTGTTCGGCAACATTAACTCAAGCAGTCAACCAggagttttgtttgtatttgattCTTGGTCTTGTAGCAAAGGTGGCCTTGTAGCATTTCATAGAGAGATAGTTACAGAGCTTGCATCACggaaaaaattttcagtttattCAACAGTTGTTGATGTTGAAACTGAAGATCAGATAAGTTGTGCAAAGGATTTCGGCATTAGTCTAATTTTTCCAAGAGTTAAAAAGCGACTAAATGGAGATATACCAAGTGTGCATCGCTTGATTAATCATGAAAGTTATTTCCCCAAGCTTAAAAAGCTGAACATACATAATGTAATCGGTTATGCTCCCAGGACTGCAAATGCTTCGGCTGAAATTCGTGACAGTCTATTTCCTAAGGCACGTTTCGTTTTGATCAACCATTTTGTACCGGATCATGACCATCCTTCATCATATGATATCGATTTACTGGCTACACAAATGCTAAATTGGGCAAAGGAAGCTGATGCATTATTTTCCATTGGTCCTCTCATCCATGATCATTTCCAAAATGAGTATCGTGTTAGcaaaacattgtttgaaaagCTTCACAAAGAATACCTTCCAAGACCAGGCGATTCTCTCTTTCAGTACGAAATGGTTTTGCCTCCTACGATTGACAATCATGTTATACTTACTTATGGTAAAATGAATCATAAGAGATCTTGTGTCGACGAAGTCCTATTGAAGGCGGTCAATGAAAATGGAGAACTGCAGAAACAGATGCATCATAAATCTTTGGTCTGGAAAGTCCATGGCATTGAGGAAAACAGTGAAATAGGGTGTTTATGGGAACACTGTGGGAATTCAAGGGTCAAAGTAAAACTTTCGCGTTCCTTATTAGTTGCAGACCTAGTGAAGCATATTCAGCAATCATATTTATGTTTGATTTCAAATTGCAATGAAGATTATAGTTTTTATGGCCTTGAAGCTGTAGCAGTTGGATTGCCACTTTTGACTTCTGAAGACTCACATGTCGGTAAATATCTGacaaaatactttaaaaaatataGAGATAGGTGTATAGTGGCGAACAATATAGATAGCTGGAAAAGAAAAATTACGGATGTATTAATAGACCTGGTCTCTGCTTTTGATAATGCCAAGAATCTAAAAAGAGAATTCCATAAATCAGATGAAGTATCTTTTAGCCATGGAAAGTTTGCAGCAGTTCTCAAACCAGAGGGAGGAGGCTCCCATGCAG AATTGCCAGTCAGCATTGAAATCAAAAGGAAAGAATGCCACAGTGTATCTTTCGAAGATATACGGTGCATTGACGAGATGGATCAACACATCTATAATGATGAAACGAATATGGAGAAAAAGGCGTCTCAAAGGACACGTGTCACATCTGATATTTGGCAGgagattttgaaatttagcaaTGATCATCTGAAGAATAGGATAAATGAGAAAGATCAGCACCTGTTGGAGTGCATTCAAAAAGCAGTGGAACAATGTGGTGCGATCGTAAAAGATATCAAAACGGGGTCAGTCTACATCATATTGACATTTTCTAACTTATACAACCTATATACATTTGAAGGAAAATGTCGATCGGGTACATTTGCATCCCTCCTGGAACCATCTATCATAACTGGTGAATTGCAGAGGATGGCTGCAGCTATCAACATGACGATGCAGGTGAAAGCTATGTACAGTCCTGAGTACTTTGCAAACGCCGAAGCCGTCTTCATAAAGCGTAAGTTTTCTAAAACAACTGTCCACATTTACTATGAAAAAGACAATTCCCTTGGCGAAAAACCCTGCCATGT